The nucleotide window AGTCTAGAGGGGACACTTGACGCATACATAAAGCCCTTTGATCCAAGGTGGGCAGTATATGGTCTCAATGTGGTTCTACTTGATCATTTCCATACCAGGTGAAAGCATGGGGCCGGGGCCAGCTTTATGGGCTTGTGACCTGGGCAGTCACACAAAAGCCTGTGCTTAGCAGGGCTCTGCCTTGAGCTCATGCTCTGCTatcactgtcttgaaattcttagcCATTTTTCTTTGGCCTTGtccaaggcatgaggaagttcccaggccagggatcaaacctatgccacgaCAGTGACCACtcctggttcttaacccactgcgccaccagggagctctgaaaTTTGTAATACTTTTTGAACAAGGGtccatatgttttcattttgccctGGGCCCCACAAATTACATGGTCAGTCTTGCTTTGGGGAAATCTTGGGGAAGCGGCTCTCTGGGCTGAGTTTGGAGAACAGGGCAGTActagagaggggagaggaggaagtctATTCTGgaagggagatggagagggaggggaggttgATATTTGATGGATCCAGGCTCAGAGTTTGGAAGACCTCCAAGGATGGTCCAGTAGCTGGAACTCAGAAGaaaggccagggctggggctctggggccACAAACTTTCAGGTGGGTGCGGAGGTGGGACCAAGGGTCCTGGGGTGCCCTGAGGGGAGGGCACAAAAAGACAGAACTGCATGACTGGGCCAGGGCTTTCAGGCCAACTTAGGTCCTTGGTTTCTGAGACTCCTGCCTTGTGGAGTGGTGGAGGAAGTTCTTAAGGCCCTTGACCTCAATCCCTGTGCAGTGTGTTATGAAAGTCCTCTTAGCCTCTTTACAAGGGGCTTCCTGCTTCAATATCGTCATGGGGCAGTGGGCGCAAACTTTCCTGAGTCAGGCTCTCATGTCAGCCACACTTCCCATCAATTTGTTCCCTGTGTTCCTCAGCCAGGATCCACTCTCAGGGGCTAAGATGGTCTTtgaacaagcttttttttttttttctttctctctctctccctctctctctctggctgtggcatgcagaagttcccgggccagggattgaacttgcactgcaactgtaaccagagctacagcagtggcaacgctggatccttaacctactgagccgcgaagggaactcccaagcttctCTCTTTCCATGATGGAGGCTTGATGGAAGAGGGCAGAGCTTAGCCAAGACCTTGAGGAGCCTAAAGAGCAAACTGGCTTTTGTCCCCCTTGGGAAATGTCAGCTTCTTCTTTCTCACGGGGGTTTCCATGTTCTAGAAAAGGAATTTCACAGGAAATGCACTTCTTCAGAGTTCAAGGAAAGGCCCAGAAGGGTGAGAGCCATAAACCTACATTTCAGACCAGTTGTCCCCATTCGGCACCCCCAGGGGCTGGTACAGGGAGCTGAGCTCTGAGTGGGATCCAGTGATCCAGGCAGGACCTGGTGTTTCAGGGCAAGCAGGTCATGACTCATgagcgtgtgtttgtgtgtgtgtgtgtgtgtttgtgtgtgtgtgtgtgtgtgagagagagggagacagagacagagacagagacagagatggagagacagacagacagaaaggaacTAGGGGTTTTCTCTTTTAGGGGAGACACAGCTGTCCCGAGGGTAAATGCCCTATAGGCTTAGCTTTTCAGTGTGTGAAACTGTATGCAAGAcacagagagatgaagaaagacaaagaccagatgggggtgagggtggggggtggaaagGCACAAATAGGAGAGATTTTACAAAGTTACTGAGGGAGAGAGTCGTCGATTTAGAGAGTGAAACAAAGACAGGGAAAGCCACACTCCTGACACGACGCAAAGGGAGTTTCACTCAGGTCGTGTCTTCCGAGCCGCAAAGGGCAGGTGCGTGTCCCGTGTCAGACCCGCCGGGCCTGGTTTCTAGGGCAAGAGCCTTCACTTCCACAGCacaggggcagagggcaggaccCAGGGCCCAGAAAGGCGGCTCGGGCCAGGGCCCGGCGTCTACTACGTCTGGATGAAGAGGTGGAAGTTGGTGCGCGTGAACTCGTGGTGGATGCTCTCCAGCAGCTCGTCGGGGTCGGCGGCGGGCGCGGGGGCGCCCGGGAGGACAGGCCGCGCGCTGTACTCGGGGGTGTAGGTGAAGGAGAAGGCGCTGGGGTAGAAGAGGCCGTCGGCGCGCACGAGGCTCAGGGGCACTGTGATGGGTGTGCGCAACCAGCGCCAGTCGCTGCCGAAGGCGGCCACGTCGGGTACCACACACACCAGTGACCGCGGGCTCCTGGGGGCGGCGCATTGCGTTCAGGGCTGCGGTGATGCTGATGGCATGCGTCCCCCTGCCCCACCTACTCCGTTCCTCAGGACCCATGGGAGCCCCTCCCCATACCTGAACATGGTTTCGGCCTCCACGTCCCCGAACCACACTTTGAGCCCCGCGTGGAAGTTCTCACCGTGAAGCTCCAGCGTGGCCACGTCTCCTCCGCCGCTCAGCTGGGAGAGGGTGAGACCAGGGGATGTGAGAGAGGCTGTCGCTGCTGAGAGCCCACAGCCCTCACCTCCCAGCGCAATTGGGAACCACAGGCACCCTCACCTCCCAGTGCAATTGGTGTCCACGCCCGCCAGCGCCCCCCAGGGCCCGGATTCACCTCGAGGGTGCTGATGAGGGGCACCGGAGTGACGGGCTCTCGGGTACATGCCAGGCTGGTGCTGAAGGAGAATTCCACCGACTCCGTGCCAATGATGGTCCAGCAGGAGCTGTCGTTGAGCAGCGCCTTGTTGGCCtccttggggcagggggaggcctggggatggggtggaagCTTCAGATGGTGGCCATCTGCGAGGCGGAGCCCATTCAGGGCCTGGGCTTCTGCATTCCTAGGATTCCAGCCTTAAGCCCTGTGGTTTACCTGCCCTGGGAGCTTGGACAAAACCCTTTTTAACATTGTGCAATTCTGTGCCCTAACATTccgtaattttaaaattctttgggaGGAATTATTGCTCAATAATAATGTCATTTCTACATgatcttcttttatcttttaacatTCTATGATAATATTCTTTTGGGAATAGAATTGcttaataacagtaataatgatTTCTATATTCTACAATTcgatgtctttttgtttgttggttggttttgttttttagggccaaaagtgtggcatatggaagttgcccacctagggggtcaaattggagctgcagctgccagcctacatcacagccatacaaacaccagatgcgagccccttctgtgacctataccagagctcggGGCAATggagaatccttaacccaatgagtgaggccagggttcaaacccacaacctcactgatactggtcagtttcttttcccctgagccacagtgggaactccttctattattaatatcatcatcattatcatcattattattttgctttataggctccgcacccgcagcatatggaggttcccaggctaggagtcgaatgggagctacagctgccagcctacaccacaaccacaactcactgcaatgccggatccctacccactgagcgaggcaagggatcaaacctgcatcctcatggatactagtcagatccattcctgctgcaccacagcgggaactccctattcttatTTTGGTCTACAATTTTATATCCCTTGGGGAGGAGTATTGCACAATAATgctatgtttttttcttccattctctgaTTCTGTCCTGATAAGCCATGATTCTAACATTCCATGGGGGGCGGTGTTGCTAAGGAGCAGCCGTGATGAAAATGATCTTAACATTCTATGGTTCTCTGCTCGGTGCTAATATTCTCTGCTGCTCACCTGGAATTGCACCACCTTCTCTGTGGCAAGACATAGGTAGGTGCCACCCCCTCCTGGAGGACCACCGGGAAACTGGAATGCACACTTGTGCAGCTGGGAGATGGGCTCGTCCACGTCGAGGAGTGCACACTGTTTGGCTACTTTGCGGATGATCTACAgcaggagggtgggaggaagcaTGGGGGTCCTAGGTGCCCACAGGCTGCCCTCCCAGCCAGCTCGCCACTGCTCCAATAGCTGGGTGGGACATTGGCATATTCTCCCCAAGCCAGCCCTTGACCTCCTTCCAGCCCCGCAAAGCTCTGAGAATCCCGAGCCAGGACAGGTGTCATCATGCTTTGGGCACGcaccctccagccctgcccttgTGGGTCATACCTTCTTCCTGGCTCTGGGGGGACCCCTCCAAGTGTGCCCTCCCTTTCCATACCATCGGGGGTAGTGTGATGCCCGAGACAGTGCAGACGAGCTGCACCAGGGAGCCGTAGCGGATGTAGCCCTCTCGAGGCGGGAAGTCCCCCTGGGAAGAGTGTTCGtcggctgggggaggggagtaaaaagaaggaaggaaggagggtttCAGGGATACCAAGCATCTGTCCCCAATCCCACCCTTCTTGCCGCTGGCTCCATCTCACATCACACATGGTTCTTAGGGGCATGGTGGGCACACAGGGAGGCAGCTAAGGCTGAAGATGCGTAGCCTGGAGAAGTCATTCGtggccctcctcccacccccaaggcCTGGACACTGGAGTCGGAAGAGCCTGGATCAGTCACCAACTCATTAGGAAGGCTGGCAAGTCTTTTTGTGTTTCTGGGGATGAGTTCCATGGGGCACAATGAACATTCCTTGAGGAGTTGCGCTGAGGATGAAATCAGCGAATGCAGGCCAAGTGCCCAGCCCCGGGCCCGCTGATGTGATTACCCAGGTGGAGAGTGAAGGCAGCCCACTGGCGCGCGCTGGCCACGAAGTCCCCGTCCTCCACCGAGAGGTAGCGCGTGGAGACTGTCTGGGAGCGCAGGCGGTTGAAGAGGGAGACCTTTGAGCCCGAGGATATGCACACTGCAAGGGGAGGTGGAGTCAGGGCTTCTGGTGGCTCGGTCCCTTGGCACCTGCCAGTGAAGTTCCCCTCCTCTGTTCCCTGAGCCAGTCTGGCTCAAATGCCCAGACACCCTGGACACTTGTATGTCACAGCTATTTATCTAGTACCTGCTGTGGTCCTGCTTCTGTACCTCTGTCCCTTTTTTGCTGCCTGGGCATCCTTCAGCTCAGTAAACAGAATTTTATCAAGTAGACACAAAACACCTACTGGGCAGctggcactgtgctgggtacTAGGCCCTAAAGGATGAAGTAGAGTCTGTTTTGCTCTAAAGGAGTTCGTGGTCTCGAGGATAGACAAGGAATAAATgttaaaatcttggagttcctgctgtggtgctaatgggatctgcagtgtctctggaacactgggacacaggttcgacccccagcctggcacagtaggttaaggatctggcactctcgcagctgtggcgtaggctgaaactgctgcttggatctgatccctgactcaggaactcctatgcctcagggcagccaaaaaagtaaatataaaatctcAATAGGATGTATGAAGAGCTGgttggtttggagttcctgtcgtgggtcagcggttaatgaatcccactaggaaccataaggttgtaggttcgatccctggccttgctcagtgggttgaggatccggcgtggtgtaggtcacagactcggctcagatcccgcgttgctgtggtggctctggcgtaggccggtggctacagctccgattcgacccctagcctgggaaccaccatatgctgcgggagcggccctagaaaaggcaaaaagacagaaaaaaaaaaaaaaaaaaagagctggctggcttaaggagggcttcctggagctgGTTATACTCTCCGCTGGGGAGCATGAAGTAGGTAAGATCAGCTTAGGAGGCTGCATAAGCAAAGGCCACAGGGTGTGAAACAGCAGTATAATATTCCTAGGGCTTGACATTGATCTCTTGCAGCCTGTAGCACAGACTTTAGCAGAGACTCAGagctgtcattttgttttctttttcttttttttttttttttgtctttttagagccacacccgaagcatatggacgttcccaggctaggggtcaaatcagagctgcagctgcccgcctatgccagagccacagcaatgccagatcagagtcgcgtctgcgacctacaccacagctcatggcaacgctggatccttaacccactgagtgaggccagggattgaatctagaagcttatggttcctagtcggattcgtttccgctgcgccatgatgggaacttcccatttcGTTTTCTAATTGGACCTTGACCACCTCGGGGAGAAAGCACTGGGTCATTGGCCTCTCTCGCTTCACAGTTCTAAGCATCCTGTAGGTGCTCAATATATACTTAACCCAAGTTTCCATCCATTGCATAATgatgatagctaacatttattgtgtttcaagtactgttttttgtttgtttgttttgggtgtttcttttggctgcatccacagcacgtggaagttcttgggccagggtctgagccacagcttcatcctatggcctaggccatagctgtggcaatgccaggtccttaacctgctgcactagaGCCAGAAACCCCCAAGTCctgttttaaattcttaataattGTTAGCTATTTTGCTTCCCTCAACAGCCACTGAGGTAAGATAGTATTACCTCTACTCGAGAGAGCAACTcactcaagatcacacagctagccagaggcagaggcaggattcaaacccaggctgcctgggtctGCTCTCAAAACTATCACACTATTCCCCTtacccctccccagccctttcctgaTAACAAGAGCCAGCCGGAGCACTGCCTGGATCTGAGACATTCTGCAGGGTTCTTAGCAGACAGAAAGCAAAGAGGTGTATGGGTGGGAGCTGGGCTCCAGAGTTACATTGACTcaagttcaaatcctgacttCCTAGCTGGGCAAAGCTAGGTAAGTCACTTGAAATGTGATGGgcccaaatattttttattttttatttattttttttgtcttttgctatttcttgggccgctcccgtggcatatggaggttcccgggctaggggtcgaatcggagctgtagccaccggcctacgccatagccacagcaacgcgggatccgagctgcgtctgcaacctacaccacagctcacggcaacgctgggtccttaacccactgagcaagcgcagggaccgaacccgcaacctcatggttcctagtcggattcattaaccactgtgccacgacgggaactccccaaatattttttaaatgaatggagGAATGGAAGTTCCaaacctcattttcctcatctacaaGGAGCAAGGACAGTCCCCACCCCATCGCGATGGTGAGCATCAAATAAGGTGATGGATGGCTACGCTCACCAACTAAGCCCCCCTTCTCCtacttctccctcccttcttccagcAAAGGTTACAGGCATTTAGGCTTTTTTATCCTCATAGTTTCAAAGCCCCCAGCACTTGGCATCCAGGGCAGTACTTATCTCAAACTagctcttttatgtttttattaaattttttttttcacttgtttatgggagttcccatcgcggctcagcagaaacaaatctgactaggagccatgaggttgcaggttcgatccctggcctcgctcagtgggttaaggatctggcgttgctgtgagctgtggcgtaggtcgcaggcgaggcgcggatcctgtgttgctgtggctgtggtgtaggccagcagttgtagctccaattagacccctagcctgggaacctccatatgccgtgggtgcagcccaaaaaagcaaacaaaaacaaaaaaaccaaaaaataaagtaaaatttgtttatggctgtacccatagcacatagaagttcccaagctagggatcaaaccaaagCCTCAGCTGCTGAGCTCTGTGTTTCTTCCTCAGCTGCTAGGCTGTGTGTTCCTCTAAAACAGACACTTGCATATACATTAAgccctgaatattttaaaatgaatttccttGACCCttttattatcacttttttttttctttctagggccacaccagggtATACCAAGCTGCTggagtgacaacgccagatcctcaaccccctttgccacaagtgaactccttATCATCAACTTTCAATCTGTCTTTACTTCGGCACTTGCTGGCCGTTTGGGGGACCCTCACCTCAAGTCGGATCTCTCCCCTTTGCTCTTGCCTCCGTAACTCTTCCCATTTTCAGATTGAAGCTCAGCCCACTCATCCAGACCCCGCCCCTCTCGCTAGAATAACTCACTCCCACAATCCaggcctctccccctccctcctcccaaatCTATCCACCAGAACCGGCGGgcacctccccaccccgcccggctgccaggccccgccccgctcACAGTCTGTATTTTTCAGCGACTGCTTCTTCTGCGACGGCTTCGAGATGACCTTGATGAGGCGGCTGTGGAAAGTGCCCAGCTCCCGGCCCCCTCGCAGCACTAGTCGCAGCACCAGCCGGAAGTTCTTCCTTTTGTCAGCGTCCGAGATGTAGAGAGTCTTGGCGCAACCGAATTCCTACGGAGTTCGCGAGAATGGGGTCGTCTCATCCCAGCCCTCCGCCCCCGATGAACCGATCTCTGGCAGTCCTCTGACGTCCGCCCCGTCGGACATGCCATGAAGTTCACCCTCAAGGCAGAAGCCCGGTCTCTCAGCATCCCCACTTATCTTTTGGCTTCTGCAAGGGAAGGGGTCCCCCCGCCCTTCTTCAAAGGAGAGGCAGGGATAGGAGCAGGAATCAGACCCCCTCCCATGCACTCTCACCCTGGAGTCTGGCTGCTCTTCAAAATTCAACTTCTGCGTCTCTGCGGCGCTGCCGGACGCGCCGTCCAGTCCCATGTAGCCACAGACCATGGGCCCGGTCTCCCCTGCCTGGTGGGCTGGAAAGGGACGCGAGCGGGCTCTAGACCGAATCAGGTGTCAGGCAAATTTGGTTCTCGCCACCAGGGGGCGCGGCGAGACTGTGACAACGAACCTTCCCGCTCCCGGGCCCTACTGAGAGGTCCCGGTGCAGAGGGAGGCGCCTGGCAGCCCTGGGTCCGCCCTCACCTTGGCCCTGCAGTGGTTTCACCCTCCAGCCGGGACCTGCAAGGTAGACACAGGGCGGGGGGCAGAAGAACCTGCGGAGACATGTAAGCTCAGGACTCGTAAATGGATCTCCACTTGACTGTCCTGTTGATACCTCAAAGGTAGAAAACACCGGACAGAATCTTTGATTCCCCTCCACATTTCTCACCGCCCCCCCTTCTCTGTGACAGGGAACTTCATTAAcacctcaatcttttttttttttttcttcttattcctcATTCAACCCATCGGTTAAGCCCATCACCCTCTTTGAGAGGGTGAATCCACTGGCTTCTTAACACCTATACCTCAGTCCCAACTGCCATCCGTTTTTGCCTGGACCACAGCATCAGCCTTCCAACTAATGTCTCAGCTTCCATTCCTACCTCCTTCAACATGTTTTTCACACAGCTGccagaatgttctttttttttttaactttaaaaaaaatttattttattttatttgctttttagggctgcacctgcgtggcatatggaagttctcaggctaggggtcgagtcagagatacagctgctggcctacaccacagctcgcagcaacgctggatccttaacccactgagtgaggccagggatcgaatccatatcctcatggatcctagtcaggttctttaccgctgagccacaaaggcaactcccaGAATGTtcttacaaaaaatatatatatatttttaaagagtgtattactcaagagttccctggtggcctagccattaaggaCTCTGCATTGTCATCGCTGTGGCTCAagcaacttccaaatgctgtgggtgcaaccaaaaaaaaaaaaaaaagtatgttactCATCTTCTTAAAAtcttccagtgatttttttttcttcttttcctttttttcttttggcatgtcaacgttcctgagccagggatcgaacccacgctgcagcagtgacaatgcagggtcctcaatggctaggccaccaggttTAAACTCAAAGCCCTCACATGATCTGGCCCCTGCTTACCTCTCCAATTTTATTTCCTATAAGGTCCCCCCTTCTCTAATTCCAGCGACTTTGACTTCTTTTATAGCTTGTACAGGCCAAGTGTGAAGTGTGAAGATTTTCACATTTCCTGTCCCTTCTAAGTGGAATACATTTCCCCtagattgtctttcttttttttaagcttatatttatatttatttatttatatttattttttgtcttttctagggctgttcccttggcacatggaggttcccaggctaggggtcgaatcggagctgtagccacaggcctacgccagagcgacagcaacgtggcatctgagccacatctgcaacctacaccacagctcagggcaatgttggatccttaacccactgagcaatgccagggatcgaacccacaacctcatggttcctagttggattcgttaaccactgtgccacgatggaaacgccCATTTCCCCTAGATTTTCTCATGTCTGGCTCCATTTTCCCCTTCAAGTCTCAATTCAGAAGTCACCTCTTTAAAAGGCTTACCACCTTGTCCTTGCCAGCTCAAGTACCCCTGCTCCTCAGTTTCTATCGCATCCCTCTGTTCTGTTTCCCTTTTAGCTTTCATCACAATCTGGAAGCGTCTCGTTCACTGATTTGTGAAGACTTTATTTGCCTGTCTCTTTCACACTAGAGTGAAGATGTCACGAGGGCAGGGACTGTATCTGTCTCATTCAGCTGTATGCCTGATGCCCAGCAGTGCCAGAGAGCCTGGCACATGAGGGGCACTCAGTAGATAGCtgtggaaagaaagaatgagtgaatgggtgaatgagtgaatgaattggAAATTCACAGGGAGGTTCTGCTAAGAACCAACGTCAGAGCCAATGGAGGCTGAAGGAAAAGACCCCTGACTGCCCAACGGCTGAGCCCTGAGTCCTCTCCAGGTTCTAAGACGCCAAACACGGAGGGGCCCATAGGGATGAAGGTCGGGTCGCAGGGCCTTTGGAGGGGCCACTGAGGGACCTACCGCTTTTCATTTCCGTAGGACTTCTGGGCCACCTTGGCGTGCAGGATCCGCACCGTCTGCTCGCACTGCTGCTGCAGACACCAGCGCACGCCTTCCCGCAGGAGGGCGGCGGGCTCTGGGGATGACCTGGGAGTGGGGGCGGGCAGGCGCCAGAAGCAGGGAACAACGAGGCGCCGGGCGACAGAGAGCCGGAAGGGGGTAGGGTTGAATGAAATGGATCGGAGGAAGGCACCATTTTAGTTCTACCCCCTCGGGGTCAAAGAGAATAAGCATTAGGCAAGGGAGGGGACTTGGGTGCAAGATGTGGGCTAAATATTTGGGTTGCGTGGTGCTCAGGGAAGCCTGCATGGAGCCCACCGGGACCACCCAGGCGCCACTCCGCAGGTCTGGCTTGGCGCCCACTGCCGCCTGGAGCTTTGGGGAGAGGCCCCGGTGGCACAAAGGCCCTGCTTGTGCCGGGCTTGGGATGAAGAAAGAGTTTCTGAGGGCGCATGGCTTGCCTGCACCCTGAGGAGACCCACCCCAGCGCAGtcttgatgggggtggggaagagcttTTGCTGGACCCCTGGACCAGAGTGCTTTCTTGGCTGCCTGCAGATGCCTGAAAAAGTTGGTGGGCCCCCAACCGTGTCCCCGGGATCCTGGGGGAATATTGGAGTCTTTTCTGGGTTAAA belongs to Phacochoerus africanus isolate WHEZ1 chromosome 3, ROS_Pafr_v1, whole genome shotgun sequence and includes:
- the RBPJL gene encoding recombining binding protein suppressor of hairless-like protein produces the protein MDPVGADPSGPPGPLTHLSLPDSSEARPQSGADGRSLRGSWTRSSPEPAALLREGVRWCLQQQCEQTVRILHAKVAQKSYGNEKRFFCPPPCVYLAGPGWRVKPLQGQAHQAGETGPMVCGYMGLDGASGSAAETQKLNFEEQPDSREFGCAKTLYISDADKRKNFRLVLRLVLRGGRELGTFHSRLIKVISKPSQKKQSLKNTDLCISSGSKVSLFNRLRSQTVSTRYLSVEDGDFVASARQWAAFTLHLADEHSSQGDFPPREGYIRYGSLVQLVCTVSGITLPPMIIRKVAKQCALLDVDEPISQLHKCAFQFPGGPPGGGGTYLCLATEKVVQFQASPCPKEANKALLNDSSCWTIIGTESVEFSFSTSLACTREPVTPVPLISTLELSGGGDVATLELHGENFHAGLKVWFGDVEAETMFRSPRSLVCVVPDVAAFGSDWRWLRTPITVPLSLVRADGLFYPSAFSFTYTPEYSARPVLPGAPAPAADPDELLESIHHEFTRTNFHLFIQT